DNA sequence from the Amycolatopsis sp. Hca4 genome:
CATCGCTTCGTCGTCGGCCAGCACGACCCTGATCACGGCGCCCCCTCGGTGAACCGGTCCTTGGCCACCAGTTTCCCACCGGCGAAACACAGCCGGTACGCGGCATAGTCGTCGACGAGCCACGATCGGCCGGTGCCGTAGTACTCGCACGCGACCCCGGGCACGGCCGGCTGCGGCGGCTCGGTTCGCCGCGGCCGGGCGCTGCGCTGGTTCGACGGCAGCTGCGGCGCCACCTCGGCCCGCGACTGCCCGATCCGCAGCTGTTCGTAGACGCCGGCGGGCAGCTCCGAGGAGTTCCACTGGTAGAGGAACACGATCCCGGCGACCGCGAGGACCACGGCGAACAGGCCGACCGGGACGGCGACGGCCTGGATCAGGCTGCGCCGCACGTCACGCCGGGCCAGCTCGAGAGCCTTGGCCGACGTCGACAACTCGACCTCGTCATCCGGAACATCCGAAGCGACCGGCTCACCCGGCGCGGCGCCGTGCGGCAGTGTCGCGGTGACGGCGAACCCACCGGCCCGCGGACCGGCCCGCAACGTCCCGCCGACGAGCCGCACGCGCTCCCGCAGGCCGATCAGCCCGACGTGCCCGGACGCGGCCCCGGGCAACGGCCCGGCAGGCGGCGGCGCGTTGACCACGCTGACATCGGTCTGCGCACCGACGCTGGTCACCCGGACCGTCACGGCGGCCCCCGGCGCGTGCTTCGCCACGTTGGTCAGGGCCTCCTGCACCACGCGGTAGGCGGCGCGGGCCACCATCGGCGGTGCGCCGTCTACGTCCACAGTGGACTCGATGAGCAGGCCCGACGCGCGCGCCCGGCCGATCAGCTCTCCGAGGTCGCCCTGCACCGGCTCGACCGGCGCGGCGTCCTCGCGCAGCACGCCGATGATCTCGCGCAGCCGCTCGGTCGCCGTCGCGGCGCTGGTCCTCAGCTGCGCGGCCGCGTCGCGCTGGGCGTCACCGAGGCCGCTGGCGACCTCCAGCGCGGCGGCGCGGACGGCGATCAGGCTCAGCTCGTGCCCCAGCGAGTCGTGCATGTCGCTGGCGATGCGGGCGCGCTCACGCAGCCGCGCCTGCTCGGCGACCAGCTGCTGCCGGCTTTCCATTTCCTCGGCCCGGCGCCAGCCCTTGCGGGCGAGCTCGCCGCGGACCCGCACGTACCGCCCGAGCAGCCACGGCGACAACCCGGCGAAGACGAGAATCGCCACCATCGCCGCCCAGTCCCCCGGCCCGTCGGGTCCGACCAGCAACGCAAGCGGCAGACCGACGATCGTCACGGCGACCCCGATCAGCACGCCCGGCCGGGCCCGCTCCATCCGCAGCCCGGCCTGGTAGGACATCGCGACCAGGACGAAGACCACCCAGACGGGCACGTGGTCGCCGAACGGGAAAGTCACCGCAAGCGCCCCGGCCAGCGCGATGCCCAGCGAGACGACGGGATACCGCCGAGCCGTGGCCACCGACCCTGCCACGACGGCGAGCCCGCCGGCGATTTCCCACCAGGACCGGGCGTTCACGGTGTCCGAGATGACGCTGTAGGCGAGGAACAGTCCCAGGAGCACGTCGAGCGCCACGCGCCACCTGCGCTTTGTCACTGTCCGCACGAAGTCGAAGCTACAAGCCGTGACGAAGGCCGACCACTGCCGAAAGTCAACCTTCGGCGCGCTCCGATACCGGGTTCGCAGCCTCCGAGAGCACTGCTCTGCAATGTGGACGCCGCTCTCGAGAACGAGAGAGCACCGCTCTTGTTTCGGAGCGCCATGCCAGACACAAGAGAGCAGTGCTCTCGTTTCAGAGCATCGCGCCCGGCGAGACGGGCGAGCAGGACAAGGTCAGGTCGGGCAGGGCAGGGCCAGGCGGGACGGAGCGGAGCGGGGAAAGCCCGGGCGGCCGAACGAGAGCAGCGCTCTCGAATCGGAGCACCGACCCCATCATCAGCGATGAGCATCGCTCACAACTGTGAGCAGTGCTCCACATCGCCCCAAACCACCGGCCAAGCAGGCCCATCTCCGCGCGGCCGTGCCCGCCGTGTTGCATGATGATCCACCATGGCCGACCGCACACTCGCCGACCAGCTGGGCGGCTACCTCCCCGCAGGCATCGAGGCCCTCGACGAGCACGAGCGGCAGGACCTCGCCGACGCACTCCGCGACGCGCGCAGGCGGCAAGCGAAAGCGCTCGCCGAAGCCGGCGAAGAAGGCCTCCGATACGTCCCCGCCCTGCTCCGCGGCGCAGTCCGGAAAGCAGTGGGCCTGTGACACCCCAAAGCCCCGCCACAGCCGGCAACTACGCCGCCGAGGGCGAGATCCTCAAGCTGGCCCGCGTCCTCGGCGTCGCACCCTCCCGGCTCGAGTACCTCGCCCGCGTCGACGCCGGCGATCTGCAGGCCTTCCGCGAACAGGTCACCGACACCCTCTTCGACGCCAACGCCGCCGCCCTGCAGCGGATGGCGCTGGCCGCTCGGGTTGTGCCCGTCGGGGTGCTCGCCAAGATCGCCGAGAAGGTGTTCGGCCCGCTGCTGTGCGCCCGGATCGCCGGGCTGGTCGACGTCTCGCGCGGCGTCGACGTCGCCAAGCGGCTCAGTCCCCGCTTCCTCGCCGAGGTCGCCGCCGAGCTCGATCCGCGGCGGGCGAGCGCGATCATCAGCCGGATCCCGCTGGACACCGTCCTCGCGGTCGCCGGCGAGCTGGCGCGCAAGGAGGACTGGATCACCCTCGGCCGGTTCGTCGGGCACCTGCCCGACCCCACCGTGCGGCAGGCGCTCGAGCGGATCGACGACCCGGCGCTGCTGCGGATCGCCTTCGTGCTCGACGACAAGGGCCGCATCGACCACGTCGTGGGCCTGCTCCCGGCGCACCGGCTCGGCCGGCTGGTCACCGCGGCGAGCGCCGACGAGGACCTCTGGACGCCGGCGCTCGACCTGCTGACCCACCTGGGCGAGGCGCGGCGCGCCACGCTGAAACCGATGCTGT
Encoded proteins:
- a CDS encoding sensor histidine kinase, whose protein sequence is MRTVTKRRWRVALDVLLGLFLAYSVISDTVNARSWWEIAGGLAVVAGSVATARRYPVVSLGIALAGALAVTFPFGDHVPVWVVFVLVAMSYQAGLRMERARPGVLIGVAVTIVGLPLALLVGPDGPGDWAAMVAILVFAGLSPWLLGRYVRVRGELARKGWRRAEEMESRQQLVAEQARLRERARIASDMHDSLGHELSLIAVRAAALEVASGLGDAQRDAAAQLRTSAATATERLREIIGVLREDAAPVEPVQGDLGELIGRARASGLLIESTVDVDGAPPMVARAAYRVVQEALTNVAKHAPGAAVTVRVTSVGAQTDVSVVNAPPPAGPLPGAASGHVGLIGLRERVRLVGGTLRAGPRAGGFAVTATLPHGAAPGEPVASDVPDDEVELSTSAKALELARRDVRRSLIQAVAVPVGLFAVVLAVAGIVFLYQWNSSELPAGVYEQLRIGQSRAEVAPQLPSNQRSARPRRTEPPQPAVPGVACEYYGTGRSWLVDDYAAYRLCFAGGKLVAKDRFTEGAP